DNA from candidate division TA06 bacterium:
TTAAGCCGTCCTGGCCGGTTACCAGCGGCACGGCGCCATCGAGAATGCAATCGGCAAAGGAGGACAGCTCGGCCTTAAGCTGCTCGGTCTTAGCGATCTCCGGCTCGATGCAATCCACCACCTTGGACAGATCGGATACCCCCCTGGGGTCGCCATTCAATTTGCAGATCTTGACCCCGGGATTCAGGTAGTCGACGCTGATGTAAGAATCCAGCTGGAAGAACCGGGCCTTGCGCTCTTTTTTACTGGAGATGCGGGAAGCGGTGAGATTGGCCAGGCACCCGTTCCTGAACTCCAGCCGGGCGTTAGCGATGTCCTCCTTCCCGCTGACCAAGCTGAGCCCGGCGGCCGAGACCCGCTCCAGTTCCGAGTGAACAAAGGTCAGGATGATGTCGATGTCGTGGATCATTAGGTCCAGCACCACCGGCACATCGGTGTTGCGGCTGGAAAACGGGGAGATGCGGATGCATTCTATGAATTTTGGGTTATGGATGTGGCCGGCCGCAGCCTTCAGCGCTGGGTTGAAGCGCTCGATATGTCCCACCTGTAGTTTCAGGTTTTTGGATTCAGCCAAGGCCACTAATTCCTCGGCCTGGGCGACAGTGGCAGTGATAGGCTTTTCCACCAATACATGTTTCCCGGCCGCCAAAGCATCCTTGGCCACTTGATGATGCATTGTGGTAGGCACTACAATGCTTACCGCATCAACCTGCTTTAAAAGCTCACAATAATCGCTGTAAAACTGCACCTTGTGGCGGCCGGCAACCTTCCGGGCCCGGGGTTCGTTAATATCGGCCACTCCGGCCAGTTCGGCCTGGGGCAGTTCGGCCAGCGCCCGGGCATGGTGTTGCCCCAGGTGGCCAACTCCTATTACTCCGATTTTTAACTTTGACAAATATTTTTCCTTCCCGTCAATATAACATCAGCAGTTTATTAATTGTCCAGTTTTATAGCGCTCAGTTATTTGCCCTTTTCTTGTTCGGTCTTCTGCTCCGGCTCTGTTCAAGGGCGGCGGCCAATAAATAATAGCGGTACGAAAACCGCTCGGCCAGAGCCTGGATTGGCTCTGCTTCGCAGGCTTTCTGAGAGATCTCGATCCTTGTCGCAGCCCTATGTTAAGTGCGTCGCGAACAGAACCGCTGTTTCGTCATCCGCGCCATAAAGACATCGGTCCGCGAAGGGTCATGCTCAAAGCCGACCGACAGGAGCGCCCTCTGCCCGGTAGTGTTTTCCAGCGCGACCAGAGCGATCATCATCTCGCCGCCAAATTCACTGAAAAAGTATTTCAATATCAACCTAACCGCTTCAGGACCGTAGCTTTTATATCGGTGCCGCGCCTCGATCTTGATGTTGAATTCAGCAGTTTTCGTGCTCGGATCAAAACGGTGAAAGCTTGCCTCGCCCACCGGGATGTTTTCCCAATTGACGATCAGAAAATAGCGGTCCTTGTCCGATCCAGGATCAACCATCTTCTCGAACCAGCACCGTGCCCGGTCCTCATCCCTCACAATTGGACCGCCTACTTTCTCCATGGTGTCCGGGTCGGCCCAGAGCTTTTGGATATACGGCAGATCGCCTGGACCCGGCGGACGCAGGTAAATATTTTCTGACGTCAGTGTTAAAATGCGCTCCCTAAGAGATGCTCCTTTGACGATATTAATCCGATCATATTATAAGTGGTATTTTTATTTTTGGATTACTTCGCAAGTAAAGGCGATGATGTCCGTCTCGTAATGACATAAAAGCCGTGCAATTGGGCTTTAACGACCTTTATCATGCCTTTTGCCTATCCACTGTAGTAATTAACGTAAGCGGGTCAGCGCGAAAATCACTTCATCGCTTCCCATTTGAAGCGATTCAATATGCAATCTATTATCCGCTCCAAGTAATAATAATATCCTAATAAAACCCCTTTGTAAAGCAAAAAAAGCCCCCGGATGCCAGGGGGCTTTTCGTTTGGAATATGGCCGCTATTCACTGTATTTGTCAATGTAAGCGAATTTTTCGAAGGACAATCTTTGCGGACGGCTGGCCTCGCCTGCGGCCTGGTCCGGGCTCAGTTTGGGGTTTATGTTCGCATCGTGCTTTCCCACGTTTATCAGGGTCACCACTGTCATTTCTTCCGGTATCCCCAGCACCTCTCTCACTTTGTTGGGATCGAATCCGGCAATGGGATGCGCCACCAGGCCCAGCTCCGTGGCCCTTAGGATGAGGGCCATCACTGCCAGGCCGGAATCAAACAGGTAGTATTCCCGTCCGTCCTTCATGGCGCAGTCCAACTCTTTTTTGCTGAAAACCGCGATGACCATCGAAGCATCGTGGCACCATTCGTTGCCGGGAGAGAACGCCGGTTTCAGTTTTTCCAACACTTCCCGGCCGTAAACGAAGACGAAGCGCCAGGGCTGCTTGTTGAAGCAGGACGGAGCCAGTGAGGCGGCGGCGGCCAACTGTTCGATGATCTCTGGTTCTATTTTGACCGGGGCCAGCCAGCGATATGCCCGCCGGGTTTGGATGGCGGTTTTAACGTCCATAGCTTATATCCTTTATTTAGCGGTGAGACTTCATATTTATAGCTACAATATACTGCCTATTACCTGA
Protein-coding regions in this window:
- a CDS encoding Gfo/Idh/MocA family oxidoreductase, whose protein sequence is MSKLKIGVIGVGHLGQHHARALAELPQAELAGVADINEPRARKVAGRHKVQFYSDYCELLKQVDAVSIVVPTTMHHQVAKDALAAGKHVLVEKPITATVAQAEELVALAESKNLKLQVGHIERFNPALKAAAGHIHNPKFIECIRISPFSSRNTDVPVVLDLMIHDIDIILTFVHSELERVSAAGLSLVSGKEDIANARLEFRNGCLANLTASRISSKKERKARFFQLDSYISVDYLNPGVKICKLNGDPRGVSDLSKVVDCIEPEIAKTEQLKAELSSFADCILDGAVPLVTGQDGLRALQVAEKIMKEIKKRNERLKREI
- a CDS encoding GNAT family N-acetyltransferase translates to MNIVKGASLRERILTLTSENIYLRPPGPGDLPYIQKLWADPDTMEKVGGPIVRDEDRARCWFEKMVDPGSDKDRYFLIVNWENIPVGEASFHRFDPSTKTAEFNIKIEARHRYKSYGPEAVRLILKYFFSEFGGEMMIALVALENTTGQRALLSVGFEHDPSRTDVFMARMTKQRFCSRRT
- a CDS encoding nitroreductase family protein encodes the protein MDVKTAIQTRRAYRWLAPVKIEPEIIEQLAAAASLAPSCFNKQPWRFVFVYGREVLEKLKPAFSPGNEWCHDASMVIAVFSKKELDCAMKDGREYYLFDSGLAVMALILRATELGLVAHPIAGFDPNKVREVLGIPEEMTVVTLINVGKHDANINPKLSPDQAAGEASRPQRLSFEKFAYIDKYSE